The Candidatus Deferrimicrobium sp. DNA window GCCGTTCCGTCCGACAGGGAGACGACCGGGTCCGCCTCGCGCAGGGAGAGGATCCCGAAGCGGAAAAGCTCCTTCAGTACGCTCTCCGACGATCCGCGGATGTGATCCAGCTCCCCCGATTCGCTGAAGTAGCGCAACGGGCCACGGGTGCACATCGTCGTACGCGCGGTCCCGGCGAGCTCGATGCAAAGCTCCGCGGCGGAGTTCCCGCCGCCGATTACGAGCACCCGCTTCCGGTCGTACGCCATGCAGTTGAGGAAGTCGCCCGAGTGCAGCACGCGCCGGTTCCCGGCGATCCCCGGAACGTCCGGATAGAAGGGCACGGAGGCGCTTCCCGTGGCGATCACGAGAAACCGGCAGGGGATCTCGACGCCCCCGCTCACCGTGACGGCGAACCCCCCCGGCGTTCGTCGAGCGCCGACGACCTCGGTGCGCTCGGTAACCTCGACGCGCTGATCGCGCGCGAAGGCCTCCACGTAGCACAGGAAATCCTCTCGGGTCGGGAAGGGCCTCCGCACTCCGGGGAAGGACCAGATCGGTTTCTCCAGCGTCAGGGAGGTCCAGTCGGTGCCGGGGACCCCGGGGGATAGAAGAACCATTCCGGGTCGCATGTCGCGCCACGCCTGTCCGACCTTCCCCCGCTCGAGGAGCTGGTGCCGGATCCCGTGCTCCCGGAAGTGG harbors:
- a CDS encoding NAD(P)-binding domain-containing protein, which produces MEDVVIVGGGPAGILLAHHFREHGIRHQLLERGKVGQAWRDMRPGMVLLSPGVPGTDWTSLTLEKPIWSFPGVRRPFPTREDFLCYVEAFARDQRVEVTERTEVVGARRTPGGFAVTVSGGVEIPCRFLVIATGSASVPFYPDVPGIAGNRRVLHSGDFLNCMAYDRKRVLVIGGGNSAAELCIELAGTARTTMCTRGPLRYFSESGELDHIRGSSESVLKELFRFGILSLREADPVVSLSDGTAEFASGARESFDWIVCATGYRPRWIPVEGGTVNVGEKGYPRISPVGESSVPGLYFCGSLAMFHSRCAFIHGFRNYVEKVFWDIADRL